In one window of Arachis ipaensis cultivar K30076 chromosome B06, Araip1.1, whole genome shotgun sequence DNA:
- the LOC107648718 gene encoding diaminopimelate epimerase, chloroplastic — protein MAIAATISLPITSPTRRHDSLLRHSSSTRLSVLATPQRTLKYTNPRIVASSSSMSIDAPVKTSTSSFLERKESGFLHFAKYHGLGNDFVLIDNRDSSEPKITAEKAVQLCDRNFGVGADGVIFVLPGINGTDYTMRIFNSDGSEPEMCGNGVRCFAKFVSQLENLHGRHSFTVHTGAGLIVPEIVEDGNVRVDMGEPILKPSDVPTKLPANKDGAVVKAKLDVDGVTWNVTCVSMGNPHCITFSNEESQNLLVDELKLAEIGPKFENHEVFPARTNTEFVQVLSNSHLKMRVWERGAGATLACGTGACATVVAAVLEGRAGRNCTVDLPGGPLLIEWKEEDNHIYMTGSADLVFYGSLPL, from the exons ATGGCCATAGCCGCCACCATTTCTCTTCCTATTACTTCTCCGACGCGCCGCCACGACAGTCTTCTTCGCCATTCTTCTTCCACCAGGCTATCCGTTTTGGCCACTCCTCAACGCACTCTTAAATACACTAACCCTCGCATCgtcgcttcttcttcttcgatgaGCATCGATGCTCCCGTCAAAACCTCAACCAGTTCGTTTCTCGAGCGCAAGGAGTCCGGATTCCTCCACTTCGCCAAGTACCACGGTCTCGGAAACGACTTCGTTTTG ATTGATAATAGAGACTCTTCGGAGCCAAAGATCACTGCTGAGAAAGCCGTTCAGCTCTGTGACCGTAACTTTGGCGTTGGTGCCGATGGAGTTATCTTTGTTCTTCCTGGAATCAATGGCACTGACTATACCATGAGAATTTTTAATTCTGATGGTAGTGAACCGGAG ATGTGTGGCAATGGAGTGCGATGCTTTGCCAAATTTGTTTCTCAGCTTGAAAATTTACACGGCAGGCACAG TTTTACCGTACACACTGGTGCTGGCCTCATTGTTCCCGAAATCGTAGAGGATGGGAAC GTCAGAGTTGATATGGGGGAGCCGATTCTTAAACCATCAGATGTGCCTACTAAGTTACCCGCAAATAAGGACGGTGCTGTTGTTAAAGCAAAACTAGATGTAGATGGAGTTACATGGAATGTTACTTGTGTTAGCATGGGAAATCCACACTGTATAACATTCAGTAATGAAGAAAGCCAG AATTTGCTTGTTGATGAATTGAAGCTAGCAGAAATTGGTCCAAAATTTGAAAATCATGAGGTGTTCCCTGCACGAACTAACACAG AGTTTGTACAAGTTCTGTCTAATTCTCACCTGAAGATGCGTGTTTGGGAGCGTGGAGCAG GTGCAACTCTAGCCTGTGGAACTGGAGCTTGTGCCACAGTTGTTGCAGCAGTTCTTGAGGGTCGAGCTGGGAGG AATTGCACGGTTGATCTACCTGGAGGGCCTTTGCTGATTGAGTGGAAGGAGGAAGATAATCATATTTATATGACAGGCTCAGCAGACCTTGTGTTTTATGGATCTTTGCCCCTTTGA